Proteins encoded in a region of the Uloborus diversus isolate 005 chromosome 1, Udiv.v.3.1, whole genome shotgun sequence genome:
- the LOC129219907 gene encoding keratin, type I cytoskeletal 9-like yields the protein MKFLQVSLVISAVVGYVLAVGYGGGSNAGASNYGGSSGGASSYGSGSSASGGSYGGNAGATSFGSGASGVAYGGGAGGSFGGGASSYGGSFDQQGGAPKPYSFDYQSTDEQGNVHYRNEEGDASGTVRGTYGYTDVQGLYRVVEYVADANGYRAQIRTNEPGTDGKESPADVVMTVEEPPAGLQDRFSAGSGRAGGFAASSGGSASYSGGASSVSAASAGGYGAGAAGGFTGLAPASGGSRGFSGGAGAARGAAASYGGGRAGAGSGGKSGY from the exons ATGAAATTTCTCCAG GTTTCTCTAGTTATCTCAGCCGTAGTAGGCTACGTGCTTGCAGTCGGATACGGTGGAGGATCCAATGCTGGTGCCAGCAATTATGGTGGCAGTTCTGGTGGGGCAAGCAGTTATGGTAGTGGATCGAGCGCATCTGGAGGAAGTTATGGAGGCAATGCAGGAGCTACCAGTTTTGGAAGTGGAGCAAGTGGAGTTGCTTACGGAGGTGGAGCCGGAGGTAGCTTCGGAGGAGGAGCCTCTTCATATGGGGGATCATTTGACCAACAAGGC GGCGCGCCCAAGCCGTACAGCTTCGATTACCAATCGACAGACGAGCAAGGCAACGTCCATTACCGAAATGAAGAAGGAGATGCCAGCGGTACTGTCCGAGGTACTTATGGATACACCGATGTCCAAGGCCTTTACCGCGTAGTCGAGTACGTGGCTGATGCCAACGGGTACAGAGCCCAGATCCGAACCAACGAACCAGGAACCGATGGGAAAGAAAGTCCTGCTGATGTTGTCATGACTGTTGAAGAACCTCCCGCAGGACTTCAAGACAGGTTCAGTGCCGGAAGCGGACGTGCTGGAGGATTTGCAGCATCCAGTGGGG gTTCTGCCAGCTACAGTGGAGGAGCTTCTTCCGTTAGTGCAGCGTCAGCAGGTGGTTATGGTGCCGGTGCTGCAGGTGGATTTACTGGACTCGCTCCAGCAAGTGGTGGCTCCCGTGGATTCAGCGGTGGAGCAGGAGCTGCAAGAGGTGCAGCAGCCAGCTATGGAGGAGGCAGAGCTGGTGCTGGATCAGGTGGAAAGAGTGGATATTAA